The Streptobacillus felis genome includes a window with the following:
- a CDS encoding cation diffusion facilitator family transporter — translation MKKNIEFNYHHAKHYKVQKQSKKTLWISLLLTTVFALLELFGGIFSGSLALVSDSFHMISDVIALIFSMIAIYYASKKPTEKYTYGYLRVEIIAAFLNGLALVVIAIGIIYEAIKRVINPQEINFTLMITIAIIGLIINIILTFVLMNSLKHEDNLNIKSALWHFLGDLLNSVGVIITGFLVKYTGIVLLDPIISAVISIVIMTGGIKIIKKSLNILMEAVPEELNADNIRKSILEVENIENIHEFHLWSISEGLTSLSFHVILKEYKGVDDYSIIKKISDMLKEKYGIEHVTIQIENPEINIHEDEI, via the coding sequence ATGAAAAAAAATATAGAATTTAATTATCATCATGCAAAACACTACAAGGTTCAAAAACAATCTAAAAAAACTTTATGGATTAGTTTATTGTTAACTACAGTATTTGCATTATTAGAATTATTTGGTGGAATATTTTCTGGTTCTCTTGCATTAGTTTCTGATTCATTTCATATGATATCAGATGTTATAGCATTAATATTTAGTATGATAGCTATATATTATGCATCAAAAAAACCAACTGAAAAATACACATATGGTTATTTAAGAGTAGAAATAATAGCTGCATTCTTAAATGGACTTGCCTTAGTTGTTATAGCCATAGGAATAATATATGAGGCAATAAAAAGAGTTATTAATCCTCAGGAAATAAACTTTACTTTAATGATAACTATTGCTATTATAGGTTTAATTATTAATATTATACTTACATTTGTTTTAATGAATAGTTTAAAACATGAAGATAATTTAAATATCAAAAGTGCATTGTGGCACTTTTTAGGAGATTTATTAAATTCAGTAGGAGTAATAATAACTGGTTTTTTAGTAAAATATACAGGAATAGTTCTACTAGATCCAATAATTAGTGCTGTTATAAGTATAGTTATTATGACAGGTGGTATAAAGATAATAAAGAAATCACTAAATATACTTATGGAAGCAGTACCAGAAGAATTAAATGCAGATAATATTAGAAAAAGTATATTAGAAGTTGAAAATATAGAAAATATACACGAGTTTCACTTATGGTCTATATCTGAAGGATTAACTAGTCTTTCTTTTCACGTTATTCTTAAAGAATATAAGGGTGTGGATGATTATAGTATAATAAAAAAAATATCAGACATGTTAAAAGAAAAATATGGAATAGAACATGTTACTATACAAATAGAAAATCCAGAGATAAATATACATGAGGATGAAATATAA
- a CDS encoding RluA family pseudouridine synthase: protein MKKYILDEKAFRLKVSQYLREFHNYSGRSLRNIEVFLDNKQIRTTTKLPKIGTLMVKEKEKGTDLLPIKMNLDIVYEDDDLLIVNKEPYLLTHPTLKKVDKTLANGIVYYFKEKYDKNIVPRFISRLDMNTSGLIMIAKNSFAQSFIQSGKSNVTKKYIALIEGIFKHDDITVEARIYKDGDELAMIVDDRGQDAKTKFKLINVYKHLDVSLVECELFTGRTHQIRVHLKYLGYPIIGDSLYNPNSIYHKIAKRQMLHAYKLSFIHPSTNKRVDIEIPMYHDMSEIIENK, encoded by the coding sequence ATGAAAAAATATATTCTAGATGAAAAAGCATTTAGATTAAAAGTATCTCAATATCTCCGTGAGTTTCATAACTATTCTGGAAGAAGCTTACGGAATATTGAGGTATTTTTAGATAATAAGCAAATTAGAACTACAACTAAATTACCAAAAATAGGTACATTGATGGTTAAGGAAAAAGAAAAAGGAACTGACCTTTTGCCTATTAAAATGAACCTTGATATAGTATATGAAGATGATGATTTATTAATAGTAAATAAAGAACCATATTTATTAACTCATCCTACATTAAAAAAGGTAGATAAAACTCTTGCAAATGGAATAGTCTATTATTTCAAAGAAAAATATGATAAAAATATAGTCCCAAGATTTATTTCTCGTTTAGACATGAATACTTCAGGATTAATAATGATAGCAAAAAATAGTTTTGCACAATCATTCATACAATCTGGAAAGTCTAATGTAACTAAAAAATATATAGCTTTGATTGAAGGTATATTTAAACATGATGATATTACTGTGGAAGCAAGGATATATAAGGATGGGGATGAGCTTGCAATGATAGTAGATGATAGAGGTCAGGATGCAAAAACTAAGTTTAAATTAATAAATGTTTACAAACATTTGGATGTATCTCTAGTGGAATGTGAATTATTCACTGGAAGAACTCATCAAATTAGAGTGCATCTTAAATACCTTGGCTATCCAATAATAGGGGACAGTTTATACAACCCTAATTCCATATATCATAAGATAGCAAAAAGGCAAATGCTACATGCATATAAGTTATCATTTATTCATCCTAGTACTAATAAGAGGGTTGATATAGAAATACCTATGTATCATGATATGAGTGAAATAATAGAAAATAAATAA